A region of Haliotis asinina isolate JCU_RB_2024 chromosome 7, JCU_Hal_asi_v2, whole genome shotgun sequence DNA encodes the following proteins:
- the LOC137291697 gene encoding spidroin-1-like, which produces MALLAVALLSVIAHLAFGQAWGQAGATLGQAGGGFGQAGGAFGQAGAGVGQAGAGFGQAGTGGGLGQAGAGLGQAGAGWGQVGAGLGQAGAGAGLGQAGFGLGLPRLGFGRLGAGWGQIGGLGQNIINPVLNTTITCTFTATGLTGSLTLRRRQPSWGGWGWGQSHGGLTGSAVLRTSTVSGTYNLVITERSRVEAGCTSDGLGPVIGSNVWGQRFGQGIWGQRLGHQWGQGLGQGWGQSLGTGTTTTPGVVTSVTLSTNQETVLDLSSANLPFRELERYGGRGFALCTSLTSGLDGRQVCVEPILTCCKLGFDNMDAVTPAAP; this is translated from the exons ATGGCTCTTCTCGCTGTAGCTCTTCTATCCGTCATTGCTCACCTGGCCTTTGGTCAAG CTTGGGGTCAAGCTGGAGCCACCTTGGGTCAGGCAGGAGGAGGTTTTGGTCAAGCAGGTGGAGCCTTTGGCCAAGCAGGAGCAGGTGTTGGTCAAGCAGGAGCCGGATTTGGTCAAGCTGGGACAGGAGGAGGTTTAGGTCAGGCAGGAGCAGGTTTGGGTCAAGCTGGAGCAGGCTGGGGTCAAGTTGGAGCTGGACTTGGTCAAGCTGGAGCTGGAGCAGGTTTGGGTCAGGCAGGATTCGGGCTCGGTCTACCCAGGCTTGGCTTTGGTCGACTTGGAGCAGGATGGGGACAAATAGGAGGACTTGGACAGAACATCATCAATCCTGTCTTGA acacaaccatcacctgTACCTTCACAGCTACAGGATTAACAGGATCCTTGACTCTTAGGAGAAGACAACCAAGCTGGGGAGGATGGGGT TGGGGTCAATCCCACGGAGGTCTGACTGGATCTGCTGTTCTGAGAACATCCACTGTGTCAGGAACTTACAACCTCGTCATCACTGAGAGATCTCGTGTGGAGGCCGGGTGTACCTCCGATGGACTCGGACCTGTCATTGGAAG CAATGTGTGGGGCCAAAGGTTTGGGCAAGGTATTTGGGGCCAGCGTTTGGGACATCAGTGGGGACAAGGTCTTGGTCAAGGATGGGGTCAATCGTTGGGCACTGGAACGACCACCACCCCTGGAGTTGTCACCTCTGTAACCCTCAGTACCAACCAGGAGACTGTCCTTGACTTGAGCTCTGCCAACCTGCCATTCAGGGAACTCGAGAGATACGGAGGACGCGGATTTGCT CTCTGCACATCCTTGACCAGTGGCCTTGACGGACGTCAAGTGTGTGTGGAGCCAATCCTGACCTGCTGCAAGTTGGGATTCGACAACATGGATGCTGTCACCCCGGCAGCTCCTTGA